In the Pseudanabaena sp. PCC 7367 genome, one interval contains:
- a CDS encoding mechanosensitive ion channel, with protein sequence MGINLFTNLVDRPIPWLDHSFVSLTNLPTSPLVAQANSSAASNFLSSLGLEAEDAVIQIVLAILILVVGWIVAIVLASSVEKLLKRTQIDNRIAGWITGSDGASNNFPIEKWVGRVVFYLIMLFVLVLFLQFLSVEASPISSFLEEITIFLPKLGGAALLIGLAWAIASVARVVIVRTLHGVEFDQQVEQQVGDTDPATETVALTETIANVVYWFIYLLFLPLVLNTLGLQAALDPVVNLVDQFLSALPRIAKAALIIGGGWLLAQIVRRLLTNSLSAAGLDRIINERDLLPTPGQQSLSWLIGTVVYVLILIPFAIGALDALGIEAISDPASDMLNQVMAALPKLFTAAVILTVFYVVGQFVRQIVTNILTGVGFNRLPVILGLPEDFGQTTPTVDATNVVSSTVEPTEPPAKATPSEIMGVIAFIAVMFIAVIASTEILEIESLTEIVVVILAIAGQVGVGLVIFAIGLYLANLAFQLISSPGGRQARIVAHAARISIVVLVIAMALKQMGIASNIVDLAFGLLLGAIAVAIALAFGLGGRDIAAEQIRAWLENFKRNDDNQNHY encoded by the coding sequence ATGGGTATAAATCTATTCACAAATTTAGTCGATCGGCCAATCCCCTGGCTTGATCATAGTTTTGTCAGTTTAACGAATTTACCGACCAGCCCCTTGGTTGCCCAAGCAAATTCATCGGCCGCATCAAATTTTCTCAGTTCGCTCGGCCTAGAGGCTGAGGATGCTGTAATTCAAATTGTGCTAGCGATCCTTATTCTGGTAGTGGGCTGGATTGTGGCGATCGTATTGGCTAGTTCAGTCGAAAAATTGCTCAAACGTACTCAAATAGACAATCGCATTGCTGGCTGGATAACTGGCAGCGATGGCGCTAGTAACAATTTCCCGATCGAAAAATGGGTTGGTCGGGTAGTTTTCTATCTGATTATGCTGTTTGTGCTGGTGCTGTTTTTACAGTTCTTGAGCGTTGAAGCATCGCCAATTAGTAGCTTTTTAGAAGAAATAACCATCTTCTTGCCCAAGCTGGGGGGTGCAGCCTTGTTAATTGGCTTAGCCTGGGCGATCGCTTCAGTGGCGCGGGTTGTGATCGTGCGCACCCTCCACGGTGTGGAGTTTGACCAGCAGGTAGAGCAGCAAGTGGGGGATACTGATCCTGCCACCGAAACTGTGGCTCTAACCGAAACGATCGCCAATGTGGTCTATTGGTTTATTTATTTGCTGTTTTTGCCCCTGGTGCTCAATACACTAGGACTGCAGGCAGCGCTCGATCCTGTGGTTAATCTGGTCGATCAGTTCCTGTCAGCCTTGCCCCGCATCGCCAAAGCTGCGCTGATTATTGGTGGTGGTTGGCTGCTGGCTCAAATTGTGCGCCGATTACTCACCAATTCACTGTCGGCAGCGGGTTTGGATCGGATTATCAATGAGCGAGATCTGTTGCCCACCCCTGGTCAGCAATCGCTATCCTGGTTAATTGGCACAGTGGTTTATGTGCTGATTTTAATCCCCTTTGCGATCGGCGCTCTGGACGCATTGGGCATTGAGGCAATTTCTGATCCGGCCTCGGACATGCTCAATCAGGTAATGGCTGCATTACCAAAGCTCTTTACCGCTGCAGTAATTCTGACTGTTTTTTATGTGGTGGGGCAGTTTGTGCGCCAGATTGTTACCAATATCCTGACTGGCGTTGGCTTCAATCGCTTGCCAGTAATTTTGGGCTTACCCGAAGACTTTGGTCAAACCACTCCTACTGTTGATGCTACAAATGTGGTTTCTTCAACAGTTGAGCCAACTGAACCACCTGCGAAGGCCACGCCATCGGAAATTATGGGTGTGATTGCTTTCATTGCGGTGATGTTTATTGCTGTGATCGCTTCGACCGAGATCCTGGAAATTGAATCGCTGACTGAGATTGTGGTGGTGATTCTGGCGATCGCTGGTCAGGTTGGTGTTGGTCTGGTGATCTTTGCGATCGGGCTTTATCTGGCTAACCTGGCCTTCCAGCTAATTAGTAGTCCCGGTGGCCGACAGGCTAGGATTGTGGCTCATGCCGCCCGCATTTCGATCGTGGTGCTGGTAATTGCGATGGCGCTCAAACAAATGGGCATTGCCAGTAATATTGTCGATCTGGCCTTTGGTTTGTTGCTGGGTGCTATTGCCGTGGCGATCGCTCTGGCCTTTGGCTTGGGTGGCCGCGATATTGCCGCTGAGCAAATCCGTGCTTGGCTGGAAAACTTTAAGCGCAACGATGACAACCAGAATCACTACTAA
- a CDS encoding DUF2997 domain-containing protein, which produces MAEYQRIEYIIGKDGKVTEKVIDGAGSSCISSTASIEADLGQVSDRQLLPEYYEELNQIDLDNEETQYTNQYNQ; this is translated from the coding sequence ATGGCTGAATATCAAAGAATTGAGTACATCATTGGCAAAGATGGCAAGGTAACCGAAAAGGTGATCGATGGCGCTGGCAGCAGTTGCATTTCTAGCACTGCCTCGATCGAGGCTGACCTGGGGCAAGTTAGCGATCGGCAATTATTGCCGGAGTATTACGAAGAACTCAATCAAATCGATCTCGACAATGAGGAAACCCAATACACCAATCAATATAATCAATAA